Below is a window of Leuconostoc gasicomitatum LMG 18811 DNA.
GGACAGGCAATGTGCAGCCAACTTTTGGTGTACAAGAACCAACAATTGAAAAGGCTGTCACGATGGGATCAACAAACCAACATCTTAAGTTAACACTTGCTAATCAAATTGAGGCAGTTGGTTTTAATCATCCTGAGTGGACAACGATTGTTGCTCATCCAGCCAATATATCGTTTGTCGCAACAATGGGATTGAACTATTTTCGTGGTAAGAAAAGATTACAATTATTGTTGACAGACGTTTCTATGCCACCTATAGTTGAAAATGATGCACATAAGAAATTTTTTGGCCATGTTTATAAATTTATTTATGCGCATCAGGACTTGAATTTTGCACAAAATTTGGATAAAATAGCAGAGCAGCTAAATATTACTAAAAACGATCTTAATATTATGGTACAAGTCTTTATTGAATTAGGATTTGTAAAAGTGATTGATGGCGGTTTTGTAAAAGTGATTCCAAATGCACCACAAAAGACATTGACAACGTCAAAAACTTATCATAAATTTCTAGCAAACCGTTAATGATTAAATAGAAAGCATGAGTGTTGAATATGGAAACGTGTTCGTTAGCATTGCGTAGCACTCAGAGAGAAAAATGACAGTAGATTTACATAATTATGTTGCAACAGTTGAAAATTTTCCAGAAGAAGGTGTGAGTTTTCGTGATTTATCACCATTAATGGGAAACGGCGTCGCATATAGACAGACGATTGATGCAATCGCTAATTTTGCTAAAGATTTAAAAATCGATTTAATTGCAGGACCTGAATCGCGTGGTTTTATCGTTGGATCACCGTTAGCATATGCTTTAAATATTGGTTTTGTACCAGCACGCAAGGGTGGTAAATTACCTCGTGCGGCTGTGAGCGCGTCTTACTCCTTGGAATATGGCGGTGAAAATGTGCTTGAAATTCATAAGGATGCTATTAAGCCTGGTCAACGTGTACTCATTGTTGATGATCTATTAGCTACTGGTGGTACAATTAATGCTACACGTGAAATTATCGCGGAACTTGGTGGTGTTGTTGCCGGAGTTGCTTTTATTATTGAATTAAAAGATTTACAAGGTCGTGAAAAAATCATGCGCGCTGGGGATGTTCCATTTTTGTCTTTGATGACATATTAAAAAATGACACAAGAAAAGGCTTCAAAGCTGTTAGATTTTTCTAGCAGCTTTGAAGCCTTTTCGTTGATCATTTAACTATAAAAACTTGATCATGAATGAAATCAAATTGTTGATGATGCTGATTTAAAGTTTTTGAGATGGTAAGGTCAGCAATTTGCCAAAATTTTTTTGAATTAGTGGCTTGATTTTTTTCACCAATAACAATGAAGTCACCGGTGAATTGCTTCTCACGAAGCGCTGATAAAATGGTGACATCACTAGTATCGGTATCTGGGGCCCAACTCATTATAACGACATCAAATGGAAAGGTATTAATTGCTGTTAGCCCGGACATTTGGGTTACTTGGGTCCAAGGTTTAGGCGTTTGTATATCTTGACCTTGCCAGGCAAAATTGTCGGTTGCGATAATGTTATCACCCATTGCCCTTAGTGCATATGTCATAATGGCATTACCGCACATGATCTCAAGTACTCGTCGACCCGCAATGAAATGATGTAAATCGATTATCCAACGTTGATTGGGTAGGTGCCAAATACCAAAATCAGTAATCAAGGTTTGCCGAAATTCAGAGAGCAAGTCATCAACTGGCATGAGCCGTAAATCTTTTAGAATTTGTGACTCACTAAAAGCAAGTGAAGGCAACGGCATCAAGGGCAGTTGCTTTCTTTTAAGGGCCTGTAATGTTGATAGGGCAGCCAGTATTTTTGGATAAGCAATCGTGTGATTCTGAAATTTTGTCGCATAACCGGTTAATTCGCTAATCATCATTTGTGATAGCACGTTGACCTCCATGGCATAAATATGTTAAGTATAAACGCTTATTGTTAATAAGCATAAGATTTTAGGCTCTGTAATAGACGGTCTGTATCAACTGTTGGCGTTAGGTGTGGTGCAAATTCGAGTACTAGATCATTAACAGAAAAATCAGTTAATACTTGGGTTTCGTTTTCTTTGGAAAAGGTCAATGCAATGGTTGCACATTTTTTTTGCATGATTTTTTCGGCAAATTTTTGATCTTTAATAATCGCTGAAATTGTTTCGTTATTAGCGCGATTAATTAAAAAATTAGCACGATTGATACCAATTTTATCCAGAAGTTGAGCAACAAGTGTGCTTGTATAAGTTTTTTGATTAATGAGTAATTCATGTTGTAATTGAACCAAAAAGTTGCGTGCTTTTTTATTACCTTCAAGTTGAGCAGCTTTAAAGTCTAAAATAACATTAAAAAGTATGTCGGAACTATCGGAAATACGATGATTTTTTGAAGGATTCAGTGCATGATTTTCTAAATTTGCGATGAAATCCATGTTGATGAGTGGGACGAAATGTAAATGCGCGTGTTGCGCGATGTCGCTGGTGATGTTTGTTAAACATTGTTCCGTTGTTAGGCAATGTGTTGAAAGTGGTTTTGAAAAATGATAAATATCAATCATGATTGGTCTCCGTTATGTTTGCTTGATAGGTTTTTTAATATCCAAATTGTAATTCTACCCGCAAAATGATTACTTGTCGACTGATATGCTCAAATCAACACCAAATATGTGTTAAAATTAAGCGTATGATATTAGATCGTTATACGCACGTTGTTTATAACGACTTAAAAATATTTTATTTTTGAACATTAATACACACATGTATCATTGTCGTATGGTCAAGACCATATCGCAATGATATCTAGAAAGAGGTGTCGGCATGGATTGGGATAGGTTTTTCGTTCCGTACCAGCAGACGGTAACAGAATTAAAAATTAAATT
It encodes the following:
- a CDS encoding adenine phosphoribosyltransferase, whose product is MTVDLHNYVATVENFPEEGVSFRDLSPLMGNGVAYRQTIDAIANFAKDLKIDLIAGPESRGFIVGSPLAYALNIGFVPARKGGKLPRAAVSASYSLEYGGENVLEIHKDAIKPGQRVLIVDDLLATGGTINATREIIAELGGVVAGVAFIIELKDLQGREKIMRAGDVPFLSLMTY
- a CDS encoding DsbA family protein, with product MIDIYHFSKPLSTHCLTTEQCLTNITSDIAQHAHLHFVPLINMDFIANLENHALNPSKNHRISDSSDILFNVILDFKAAQLEGNKKARNFLVQLQHELLINQKTYTSTLVAQLLDKIGINRANFLINRANNETISAIIKDQKFAEKIMQKKCATIALTFSKENETQVLTDFSVNDLVLEFAPHLTPTVDTDRLLQSLKSYAY